From the genome of Myripristis murdjan chromosome 22, fMyrMur1.1, whole genome shotgun sequence, one region includes:
- the LOC115380775 gene encoding cyclin-K-like, whose translation MYLSTQEYSDINISPSMFPEHDNLHKSSLDIRTPWYEDKKDLASLDQTKLSWHWNKKELSSLDPTKPCWYWDKKDLAHTPSQAEGLDPATEARYRREGARFIFDVGTRLGLHYDTLATGIVYFHRFYMFHSFKQFPRYVTGGCCLFLAGKVEETPKKCKDIIKTARSLLTDIQFAQFGDDPKEEVMVLERILLQTIKFDLQVEHPYQFLLHYAKQLKGDKNKVQKLVQMAWTFVNDSLCTMLALQWEPEIIAVAVMYLAGRLCKFDLQNWTSKQSCRRWWEQFVQDVPVEVLEDICHQILDLYSQGKQQIPQGVSGSGEKTTLSSVTSSPAPPPAKKASPQTSPRLPRPAQPSPTDDSKAAELLQLEPPPPPPPLPPPASTHPNQNPSSSYPSAPDLPSEPSDTPCLPHCPPPPPPSLPLDLPSSSSLLSSEGYQKLQSIMTTEGSCYTTVPQACAPPLGYHGLAYPPGATSYHPPPLPAYNYPLPPPPPPPSAMGIAPSLPGAYPPPPPPAGQSQLPPPLPLGMPPLSGMSRGAWMR comes from the exons ATGTATCTGTCTACACAGGAGTACAGTGACATTAACATTTCACCAAGCATG TTTCCTGAACACGATAACTTACACAAGTCCAGCCTGGACATCAGAACCCCCTGGTACGAGGACAAGAAGGACCTGGCGAGCCTGGACCAAACCAAACTCTCTTGGCACTGGAACAAAAAGGAGCTGTCGAGCCTGGACCCAACCAAACCCTGCTGGTACTGGGACAAGAAAGACCTAGCCCACACCCCGTCTCAGGCAGAGGGACTAGACCCTGCCACCGAGGCCCGGTACCGGAGAGAAGGGGCTCGGTTTATATTTGACGTGGGCACGCGGCTGGGACT ACACTATGACACACTGGCAACTGGAATCGTTTACTTCCACCGTTTCTACATGTTCCATTCTTTCAAGCAATTCCCTAGATAT GTTACAGGGGGATGCTGCCTTTTCCTAGCAGGAAAAGTGGAGGAAACTCCCAAGAAGTGTAAAGACATCATTAAGACGGCACGCAGCCTGCTCACCGACATCCAGTTTGCCCAGTTTGGAGATGATCCAAAG GAGGAGGTGATGGTGCTGGAGCGCATCCTCCTGCAGACCATCAAGTTTGACCTGCAAGTCGAACATCCCTACCAGTTCCTGCTGCACTATGCCAAACAGCTAAAAG GGGACAAGAATAAGGTACAGAAGCTTGTTCAGATGGCCTGGACCTTTGTGAATGACAG CCTTTGCACCATGCTGGCTCTGCAGTGGGAACCAGAGATCATTGCTGTGGCCGTCATGTATTTGGCTGGACGCCTCTGTAAGTTCGACCTCCAGAACTGGACATCTAAGCAATCATGCCGGCGCTGGTGGGAGCAGTTTGTCCAGGATGTGCCTGTTGAGGTGCTGGAAG ATATCTGCCACCAAATCCTGGACCTGTATTCCCAGGGAAAGCAGCAGATACCCCAGGGAGTGTCAGGAAGCGGGGAGAAAACCACCTTATCCTCTGTCACCTCTTCCCCTGCTCCTCCACCAGCCAAGAAAGCCTCCCCCCAGACCAGCCCGAGACTACCTCGACCAGCCCAG CCATCTCCAACAGATGATAGCAAGGCCGCTG AGCTCCTGCAGCtagagcctcctcctcctcctcctcctcttcctcctccagcctccacaCATCCAA ACCAAAACCCTTCCTCATCGTACCCATCAGCCCCAGACCTACCTTCTGAACCATCAGACACTCCATGCTTGCCCCACTGCCCACCTCCACCGCCTCCATCGCTACCGCTGgacctcccctcctccagctccctcttGTCCAGTGAGGGCTATCAGAAGCTCCAGTCCATCATGACAACAGAGGGCTCCTGTTACACGACCGTTCCCCAGGCCTGTGCACCACCACTGGGCTACCATGGCCTCGCCTATCCCCCAGGGGCCACATCCTACCACCCTCCTCCGCTTCCTGCTTATAACTACCCTCtgccccctccaccaccaccaccgtcaGCCATGGGGATAGCACCCAGTTTACCAGGTGCGtacccaccaccacccccaccggCAGGGCAGAGCCAGCTGCCTCCTCCACTGCCGCTTGGGATGCCCCCTCTCAGTGGTATGAGTCGGGGTGCCTGGATGAGGTGA